In a genomic window of Shouchella clausii:
- a CDS encoding DUF669 domain-containing protein: protein MFKVDYNQVSEFEEFKKGEYEVTVVGYETKQAKTGSNMVVLTYEVRSDVEQPCKGQKINYDNFVVSDKSMWRFHALSKAVGVPEGTPFESYTEWAKTMQNKPVRVVVGLREQNGRNYPQVNGFKPSEVGKPQDMDVNISSDDVPF, encoded by the coding sequence ATGTTTAAAGTAGATTACAACCAAGTGAGCGAATTTGAAGAGTTTAAAAAAGGGGAATACGAAGTAACTGTTGTTGGCTATGAAACGAAACAGGCTAAAACAGGTAGCAACATGGTCGTTTTGACTTACGAGGTGCGTAGCGATGTCGAACAACCATGCAAAGGGCAAAAAATAAATTACGATAACTTTGTTGTCTCAGATAAAAGCATGTGGAGATTCCACGCCTTGTCAAAAGCGGTAGGAGTGCCGGAGGGAACGCCGTTCGAATCATATACAGAATGGGCTAAAACAATGCAAAACAAACCAGTTCGCGTTGTTGTCGGTCTAAGAGAACAGAACGGACGCAACTACCCACAGGTGAACGGATTCAAGCCATCCGAAGTAGGTAAACCACAAGATATGGATGTTAATATCTCGTCTGACGATGTGCCTTTCTAA
- a CDS encoding phage/plasmid primase, P4 family, whose translation MQYQFHNIPQELRDFPQWIVWRKETRKGKTTKVPYKADGWHAKANDKQHWTTFENAVKAYESGKFDGIGFMFSKDDPFVGIDLDHCIQDGVYTDAAKNIVDQLNSYTELSPSGDGLHIIVKGKLPLRGTGTGKRKGGIEVYRHGRYFTFTGNSVGLPTVEERTDALKSFWKVHMEDKPKQKTTPSSTTQSRSSFLNENDLWDKMFASKNGSKIKDLFDGFFPDGDHSEADMALCNYLAFWTNCDAALMDSMFRQSGLMREKWDAARGNTTYGAYQIEKAIAECSSTVSDHVPQKDKTYNITINSDESEFETKEFNLTELGNAERIAYKHGKDIRYCNEVGWLIWDGKKWAVDETRKIETIVSGTLRGLYDEAFKESDEDRQKAMLKWAKICEKRSTRVNSIQDLRPLVPVLKKELDKHKMLFNCQNGVIDLETGKLLPHKRELLLTQISNTSYDKDAQCPNWESFLKDVILNDKGETDYEVIDYVQKALGYSLTGSMKEQAMFFLYGTGKNGKSTFIDTVQEVFGDYGKQSNTDTFVKKKNDSGINNDIARLDGARFVSAVESEEGQQLSEALVKQITGGDKIAARFMRQDFFEFAPEFKVFFTTNHKPIVRNNDDGIWRRIHLIPFTASIPKEKQDKDLPEKLRKELPGILRWMVEGALKWQAEGLEKPSSVERATQSYREDMDILGPFIDELCIVNPLAKVEAKKLFREYKQWSFGNDEIDIQNRKFYRMIESRGFKKFNGAKNKVYFSGLGLKEENKSLENVKGVNELSPRVNKEKDVVRL comes from the coding sequence ATGCAGTATCAATTTCATAACATACCGCAAGAGCTGCGCGACTTTCCACAGTGGATTGTATGGCGCAAGGAGACGCGGAAGGGTAAGACAACCAAAGTGCCTTATAAAGCTGATGGATGGCACGCTAAAGCGAATGATAAACAGCATTGGACAACATTTGAGAATGCAGTAAAAGCCTATGAGTCAGGCAAGTTCGATGGCATTGGCTTTATGTTTAGCAAGGATGATCCGTTTGTTGGCATTGACTTGGACCATTGCATACAAGACGGAGTTTACACAGATGCAGCAAAAAACATTGTAGATCAATTGAACAGCTATACTGAACTTTCTCCAAGTGGTGATGGTTTGCACATCATTGTAAAAGGCAAGTTGCCGCTGAGAGGGACAGGAACAGGTAAACGTAAAGGCGGCATTGAGGTTTATCGTCATGGACGTTACTTCACCTTCACAGGGAATAGCGTTGGGCTTCCCACAGTGGAAGAGCGTACAGATGCGTTAAAAAGCTTTTGGAAGGTCCATATGGAGGATAAACCTAAACAAAAAACAACGCCTTCATCAACTACACAATCTAGGTCCAGCTTTCTAAATGAAAATGATTTATGGGATAAGATGTTTGCCAGCAAAAATGGTAGCAAAATTAAAGACTTGTTCGATGGCTTTTTTCCAGATGGCGATCATTCTGAAGCGGATATGGCTTTATGTAATTACTTAGCTTTTTGGACTAATTGTGATGCCGCTTTAATGGATTCAATGTTCAGGCAATCCGGTTTAATGCGAGAGAAGTGGGATGCAGCTAGGGGGAACACTACATACGGCGCTTATCAAATCGAAAAGGCAATTGCTGAATGTAGTTCGACTGTTAGTGATCATGTCCCACAGAAGGATAAGACATACAACATAACCATAAACAGCGATGAGTCAGAATTTGAAACAAAAGAATTCAATCTGACTGAATTAGGTAATGCTGAACGAATTGCTTATAAACATGGCAAAGACATTCGCTATTGTAATGAGGTTGGTTGGCTCATTTGGGATGGAAAGAAATGGGCTGTTGATGAAACAAGAAAGATTGAAACAATCGTTTCCGGTACGCTAAGAGGTCTATACGATGAAGCATTTAAAGAATCAGATGAAGATAGACAAAAAGCGATGCTAAAGTGGGCGAAGATATGCGAGAAGCGGTCTACGCGTGTAAATAGCATTCAAGATTTAAGGCCGCTAGTTCCCGTCCTAAAAAAGGAATTGGATAAACATAAGATGCTTTTTAATTGCCAAAACGGTGTTATTGATCTTGAAACTGGTAAATTGTTACCGCACAAGCGCGAATTGCTTCTAACACAAATTAGCAACACATCATATGACAAAGATGCGCAATGTCCCAACTGGGAGTCTTTTCTTAAAGATGTCATCTTAAATGACAAAGGCGAAACAGATTACGAAGTAATAGATTATGTCCAAAAAGCATTAGGTTACAGTCTCACTGGATCAATGAAGGAACAAGCAATGTTCTTCTTATACGGCACTGGTAAAAACGGAAAAAGCACGTTTATTGATACGGTCCAAGAAGTGTTTGGTGACTACGGTAAACAATCCAACACAGACACTTTTGTAAAAAAGAAAAATGATTCCGGTATTAATAACGACATTGCACGTTTAGACGGCGCCCGCTTTGTCTCTGCTGTGGAGAGCGAAGAGGGGCAGCAATTGTCGGAAGCCTTAGTAAAGCAAATAACTGGCGGGGACAAGATTGCTGCTCGTTTCATGAGACAAGACTTTTTTGAATTTGCTCCTGAATTTAAGGTCTTTTTTACAACGAACCACAAGCCGATTGTGCGTAACAACGATGACGGAATATGGAGAAGGATTCATCTGATCCCATTTACCGCATCCATTCCAAAGGAAAAACAAGACAAGGACTTACCCGAAAAGTTGCGTAAGGAGTTGCCTGGTATCTTGCGGTGGATGGTGGAAGGTGCGTTGAAGTGGCAGGCGGAAGGGCTTGAGAAACCAAGTTCCGTCGAAAGAGCAACCCAAAGTTATAGAGAAGACATGGATATATTAGGGCCATTCATCGATGAATTGTGCATTGTAAATCCTTTAGCGAAGGTCGAAGCTAAAAAACTATTTAGAGAATACAAGCAGTGGAGTTTTGGCAATGACGAGATTGATATTCAAAACAGAAAGTTTTACCGAATGATCGAAAGCAGAGGATTTAAGAAATTTAATGGAGCAAAAAACAAAGTGTATTTTTCCGGTTTGGGATTAAAAGAAGAGAATAAAAGCTTGGAAAACGTAAAAGGGGTTAATGAACTTAGCCCAAGGGTTAATAAAGAAAAAGACGTTGTGAGACTGTGA
- a CDS encoding ERCC4 domain-containing protein yields MSALSYKYTPKEVDEILKTLTITVDTREQKNQHVRDYFVKKDIPFVNRTMKTGDYGCFIPANPDYGIMRDMFVSGSVERKNGVDELVESIKDRTRFENELIRASRMPFTLIVEDVNGYQKILNGTYRSQYKPQSLLGSLKTFEARYGFTTHFINPAYSGNYIYHTLLYLAREVLKS; encoded by the coding sequence GTGAGTGCTCTAAGCTACAAATACACTCCAAAAGAAGTAGACGAAATCTTGAAAACACTGACCATCACTGTGGACACCAGGGAGCAGAAGAACCAGCACGTTCGGGATTATTTTGTTAAAAAAGACATCCCTTTCGTGAACAGGACCATGAAAACAGGCGATTACGGTTGCTTTATTCCTGCCAATCCAGATTACGGGATTATGCGTGACATGTTTGTCTCTGGCTCTGTGGAAAGAAAAAACGGAGTGGATGAATTAGTTGAATCAATTAAAGATCGAACCAGATTTGAAAATGAGTTGATAAGAGCATCAAGAATGCCCTTTACCTTGATAGTTGAGGACGTAAATGGCTATCAGAAAATATTAAACGGCACATATCGCAGCCAATACAAGCCTCAATCGTTGCTTGGCTCGCTCAAAACATTTGAAGCGCGCTACGGGTTTACGACTCACTTTATTAATCCGGCATATTCAGGCAATTACATCTATCACACATTACTTTATTTAGCCAGGGAGGTATTGAAATCATGA
- a CDS encoding DUF3310 domain-containing protein yields MSKPAHYESKIDPLAYMKENMSAAGYEGFLIGNVIKYVTRYPKKNGLEDLKKAKDYIEKAIELYEKEEEGKKKQDNHHNWVCPKCKKSNSQKIPPGSTFTIFHCSYCRLPIQAKFK; encoded by the coding sequence ATGAGCAAACCAGCACACTATGAATCAAAAATTGATCCACTCGCTTATATGAAAGAAAACATGAGCGCGGCAGGGTACGAAGGCTTTTTGATTGGCAATGTAATTAAGTATGTGACCAGGTATCCGAAAAAGAACGGCTTGGAAGATTTGAAGAAAGCAAAGGACTATATCGAAAAAGCCATTGAACTGTATGAGAAAGAGGAAGAGGGAAAGAAAAAACAGGATAATCATCATAATTGGGTTTGTCCAAAATGTAAAAAGTCCAACAGCCAAAAGATTCCCCCAGGAAGTACATTTACGATATTTCATTGCTCTTATTGCCGTCTACCAATACAGGCGAAGTTCAAATGA
- a CDS encoding methyltransferase domain-containing protein — protein MFWFDKSHEDAIYMDNRELSTTLCDGRTLEVKPDVLGDFRDMPFDDDSFYLVVFDPPHLLKAGEESWLAKKYGILSVDWKVDIKRGFEECMRVLKPNGALIFKWNEDQIKTSEIIKVIGQRPLFGNRRAKTHWMVFMK, from the coding sequence ATGTTCTGGTTTGATAAGAGTCACGAAGATGCAATTTATATGGACAATCGCGAATTAAGTACAACGCTGTGCGATGGTCGAACTTTGGAAGTTAAGCCTGACGTATTAGGTGATTTCAGAGATATGCCATTTGATGATGATAGTTTCTATTTAGTTGTGTTTGATCCTCCACATTTGCTAAAAGCAGGCGAAGAATCGTGGTTAGCAAAGAAATACGGAATTTTATCAGTTGATTGGAAGGTTGATATAAAACGCGGTTTTGAAGAGTGTATGCGTGTTTTGAAACCAAATGGAGCACTTATTTTTAAATGGAATGAGGACCAGATTAAAACTAGTGAAATTATAAAAGTAATTGGTCAAAGGCCGTTGTTTGGTAA